CGTACGGTCCCGTACGCCCTCGAAACGCAGCAGCAGCCTGCCGCTGTGCACCCGGCCGGTCTCGATCGTCAGCGGCCCCGTCGAGGCCGGCTCGGTGGCCAGTACGGCGCCGGGCCCGAGCCGGAGCTCCGGCTCGTCCGTGCGCACCTCGACGGTGACCTCGCCCTTGATCCCGTGGGCGCGACCGATCCGTGCGACTACCAACTGCACCTTGTGTCTCTCCTGTCGTACGACGACGGGCCGGGGTGGGCGCATGGCCCTCCCCGGCCCGTGCCGGTGTTCAACTCTGTCAGCGAACCTGGTCCACATCGACGAGGTCGACGCGGATACCACGGCCGCCGATGGCGCCCACGACGGTACGCAGCGCGCGTGCGGTGCGACCGTTGCGGCCGATCACCTTGCCGAGGTCATCGGGGTGAACCCGAACCTCGAGCACGCGTCCACGACGCAGATCGCGCGAGGCGACCTGCACGTCGTCGGGGTTGTCAACGATGCCTTTCACGAGGTGCTCGAGAGCCTCCTCGAGCATGCTCAGGCCTCGGTCGACTCGGCGGGCGCAGCTGCGTCAGCAGCGTCGTCCGCCTTCTTGTCGGCCTTCTTCGCCTTCTGCGTGATGGCCTCGCCCTTGGACTCCTCACCGATGTCCTTGGTGAGGGCCTCGAACAGGGCGCGCTTGTCAGCCTTGGGCTCCGGCTGCAGCAGCGGCGCGGGGGCCGGAAGGCCCTTGTGCGCCTGCCAGTCACCGGTGAGCTTCAGGATCGCGAGAACCGGCTCGGTCGGCTGGGCGCCGACGGACAGCCAGTACTGCGCGCGCTCTGCGTTGACCTCGATGCGCGAGGGGTTCTGTACCGGGTGGTACAGGCCGATCTCCTCGATGGCCCGACCATCACGGCGGGTACGGGAGTCGGCGACGACGATGCGGTAGTGAGGCGAACGGATCTTGCCCAGACGCTTCAGCTTGATCTTGACTGCCACGGAAGTGGTGTCTCCTGGTCTATGACGTGGTTGGGCACAACAAAGATGCCACGTGGGGTTGCGGTACTCGGAGTGCCCGATGGACGCGTCAGCCGGAGGAGAGAGGGGTCCTATGCGACTGTCGAGTACAGCTGTCCATTGTGCCACACCACATCGCCTCACCCCACCGCGACCACTGCCTCCGGGATCCGGAACGGCTTTCCGCAGCCGCCGCAGACGATCGGGGCCTGCGCGAGGACCGACGGAACGACGCGCACATTGCGACCGCAGTCGCAGACGGCCTTGACCCGCACGCCTCCTCCGGAGGAACCGTGCCGGGCCGCGGGGCCGCGGAAGGAGCGCTTGGTGTCGGCGGCGGTGGCGACGGTGTGCGCCTTGAGGGCACGCTGCAGCCGTTCCATCGTCGGCCGGTACCGGCGCTTGGCTTCGGGATTGAGCGTGACCAGCGAAAAGCCACTGCTGGGGTGGGGTTCCTCGGCGTGATCGAGGCCCAGCTCCTCGGCGATCGCGAGGAATCGACGGTTGTGGTATCGGCCGGCGCGCGAGGTGTCACGGACACCTCTGGCGGCGGCAATGCCATGGACTGCCTCATGGAGCAGTCGCTCGAAGGAGAGCTCGGCGCCACAGGCGGACGAGGACTCTCCGATCAGGGACTCGGGCGCGGCTAGATCGGGCAGCTCGGGGTGGTACCGCTGAATGTCGGCCCACGCCTGTGCCAGCTCTGCGGCAAGTACAGGTGGTGTCGTGCTCACGTCGTGACAACGAGCGCGAGTGCCCCGGTGTTCCGATTCCGGGCCATCCCAAATATTTTGCACGTACCAGTCAGTTGCCGTTCATGCGTCCTGACGAGGGCGGGTGCGCCGATCTGCGGAGAAGACTCACAGCTCACACCAAGGTGGTACGTAGCGCCGCGTACGCCCGGGCGCGTAGACGGCGCGTACGCCCGCCCGTCAATGTCGCGGGCGCCGGGCGCGGAAACCGACAGTACCCGGCCCACCGCCCGCCCCCGCGGCCCCTCCCCCGAGCAGCCCCGCCACCCCGGCCTGTGGCGGCACGGAGCGCTCGACGTGCCCACCCTCGCGCGCCGGGTGAGACTGGGACCGCGGCGCGGGAAGCACAACCCCCGGGCACCCATGTCCTGCGAGCGTTCCGGTCCCGGGCGCATCGCCGGCCGCCACCACGGGCAACCATGGCCCGTAGACCCCTGGACGCGGAGGCGGATGCGCAGTTCTCTGGCATACGGGGGAAGCGCGGACGTACGGCCACGGGGAGATCGTCCATTCAGGCACGACCCATCGGTATGACCGGCATCTCGGCGGATTGGGGCGCATTCCATGACACCAACGCTCGTCCGGCACCACACGCAGGCGAAGCCGTCCGCGCCCGTGGACACCGGTTCCCGCGC
This genomic interval from Streptomyces sp. NBC_00464 contains the following:
- a CDS encoding RNA-binding protein, which gives rise to MLEEALEHLVKGIVDNPDDVQVASRDLRRGRVLEVRVHPDDLGKVIGRNGRTARALRTVVGAIGGRGIRVDLVDVDQVR
- the rpsP gene encoding 30S ribosomal protein S16, which translates into the protein MAVKIKLKRLGKIRSPHYRIVVADSRTRRDGRAIEEIGLYHPVQNPSRIEVNAERAQYWLSVGAQPTEPVLAILKLTGDWQAHKGLPAPAPLLQPEPKADKRALFEALTKDIGEESKGEAITQKAKKADKKADDAADAAAPAESTEA